DNA sequence from the Arthrobacter sp. V1I9 genome:
GGGGTGGGTGGCGAGTTGGCGTGTCACCCCGCCGCCGTTGCGCCAGGATTGGGGCTTGAGGTCTGCAAAGCGGATAATCTCCATCAGCCCAGCCTAATTGCCGCGGGTGCCTCCGCGCCCCAGGGTTCCTGCTACTCTCCTCCGGGGGGATAACACCAAAGCAGCCTCAAGGAGCCGGGAATGTTTGTCAAAGTGTGTGGTCTCAGTACGCCCGAATCCGTCCGTGAAGCGGTGCAGGCCGGCGCGGATGCCGTCGGTTTTGTCCTCACCGCCAGCCCCCGCGTTGTCACGCCGTCCCAGGCGTCCTCGTTGTTGGCGGAGGTCCCCGCGGGAGTCTCGCCCATCGGCGTCTTCCGCCACGAACCCGTGGCCGACGCCGTGGCCATCGCCCGCGCTGCCGGGCTCGAATGGATCCAGCTGCACGGCCCGCGCTCCCGCCAGGACGTAACAACAGTGCACGACGCCGGCATGAAGCTGATCAGGGCAGTCACCATGGGCGCCGCTCCGGAGGAATTCGAAGACTGGGGCGAGGACCTCCTGCTGATCGACGCCGCGGTGCCCGGCTCGGGTGAGGCCTGGGATTACGCCTCCGTTGCCGCAATGCCCGTACTTCAGGGACGCCACTGGCTGCTTGCGGGCGGGCTGGACCCGGCCAACGTCGGTGGCGCATCCACGGCCGCCCATGCCTGGGGCGTGGACGTCTCTTCCGGCGTGGAGGCATCCCGGGGCGTCAAGGACCTGGCCAAGGTGCGCGCCTTCGTCCAGGCAGCGAAGAGCGAAGCGGCCCCGGTTTAGCAGCTGAGTCAGGGGCCAGTCAGGGAAGGCCCCCATCCTTTTGTCAGACCCCCGGGGGCACAATGGATGAATGAAGACACTGCTCAACATCATCTGGCTGGTTTTCGGGGGATTCTGGCTTGCGCTGGGCTATTTCGTGGCCGGCATCATCTGCTGCCTGCTGATCGTCACCATCCCGTGGGGAATCGCCTCGTTCAGGATTGCGGAGTACACACTGTGGCCGTTCGGCCGGACGGTGGTGGACAAGCCCGGCGGGACAGGGGTTTTCTCGCTCCTGGGCAACGTAATCTG
Encoded proteins:
- a CDS encoding YccF domain-containing protein, producing the protein MKTLLNIIWLVFGGFWLALGYFVAGIICCLLIVTIPWGIASFRIAEYTLWPFGRTVVDKPGGTGVFSLLGNVIWLLVAGIWIAIGHVVTAFAMAVTIIGIPLAIANLKLIPVSLMPLGKQIVPTSAPFVTAYR
- a CDS encoding phosphoribosylanthranilate isomerase; this encodes MFVKVCGLSTPESVREAVQAGADAVGFVLTASPRVVTPSQASSLLAEVPAGVSPIGVFRHEPVADAVAIARAAGLEWIQLHGPRSRQDVTTVHDAGMKLIRAVTMGAAPEEFEDWGEDLLLIDAAVPGSGEAWDYASVAAMPVLQGRHWLLAGGLDPANVGGASTAAHAWGVDVSSGVEASRGVKDLAKVRAFVQAAKSEAAPV